A stretch of Ligilactobacillus faecis DNA encodes these proteins:
- a CDS encoding LysR family transcriptional regulator, whose amino-acid sequence MTKTLLVMHENTGDYYRMNKAEFENLPVIGEHIYNSDGVTYLIEDVVALAGYDSTKGVATILVVKPVAKDDPANTLYGLDVEKDLF is encoded by the coding sequence GTGACTAAAACTTTACTCGTAATGCATGAAAATACGGGAGATTACTATCGCATGAATAAGGCAGAATTTGAGAATCTTCCAGTGATCGGTGAACATATCTATAATAGCGATGGAGTGACGTATCTCATTGAAGATGTAGTCGCATTAGCAGGATATGATTCGACCAAAGGAGTCGCTACGATCTTAGTCGTCAAGCCAGTCGCAAAAGATGACCCTGCTAATACGTTGTATGGGTTAGATGTCGAAAAAGATCTTTTTTGA
- a CDS encoding amino acid ABC transporter ATP-binding protein, producing the protein MTEYKVDVTDLQKSYGSNHVLKGIDFKVANNEVVVLIGPSGSGKSTLLRCLNKLEEPTSGSIVIDGNDIADKKTNIDKARENIGMVFQHFNLFNNLTVGENIMLAPVELGKASKEEARAKAEELLETVGLSDKFDAKPSSLSGGQKQRVAIARALAMNPDVMLFDEPTSALDPEMVGDVLEVMKDLAKNGMTMVVVTHEMGFAKEVADRVVFMADGYVVEEGRPEDVFEAPKNERTKAFLDKVINV; encoded by the coding sequence ATGACTGAATACAAAGTAGATGTTACCGATTTACAAAAAAGCTATGGTTCTAACCATGTTTTAAAAGGGATCGATTTTAAAGTAGCCAATAATGAAGTGGTCGTATTGATCGGGCCTTCTGGTTCGGGGAAAAGTACCCTTTTACGTTGCTTGAATAAGTTAGAAGAACCAACTTCTGGTTCGATCGTGATCGATGGAAATGACATTGCTGATAAAAAGACAAATATCGATAAAGCTCGGGAAAATATCGGAATGGTTTTTCAACATTTCAATTTATTCAATAACTTGACTGTTGGTGAAAATATTATGTTGGCTCCAGTTGAATTAGGAAAGGCTTCTAAAGAAGAGGCGCGTGCTAAAGCTGAAGAGCTTTTAGAAACAGTTGGGTTGTCAGATAAATTCGATGCCAAACCAAGCTCGCTTTCTGGGGGGCAAAAGCAACGGGTTGCGATCGCGCGTGCTCTAGCGATGAATCCAGATGTTATGCTATTTGACGAACCGACGAGTGCGCTTGATCCAGAAATGGTCGGTGATGTTTTAGAAGTTATGAAAGATCTGGCCAAAAACGGGATGACGATGGTCGTTGTGACTCATGAAATGGGCTTTGCTAAAGAAGTAGCCGATCGCGTTGTCTTTATGGCAGACGGTTATGTCGTTGAAGAAGGACGGCCAGAAGATGTTTTTGAAGCGCCAAAGAACGAAAGAACAAAAGCGTTCTTGGATAAAGTTATCAATGTGTAA
- a CDS encoding amino acid ABC transporter substrate-binding protein/permease encodes MKKFIAILSAFLGLFMLGAFVQPTQIQAAEQKTYTIDTDVTFPPFVYANSENKYVGIDIELLKEIAKEEGFKVDIRPVGFNAAVQSVSSGQADGMIAGMSITEERKQKFDFSDPYYSAGIVMAVKEGSGIKSLSELKGKKVAVKTGTAGADYANSIKAKYGFEIVTFDDSDGVYNDVINGNSAACFEDSAVMYYAIKNGLNLKVVTKPANTTETGFAVKKGQNQELLKMFNEGLAKLKANGQYDKIIKKYTEGKATSETKAKNTTTNSEDRTVLGILKENKDAFISGIIETLKLTVVGIFCATIFGVLVGLLGVLPNKFCRGLSTTIIYIFRGLPLIVLALFIYNGVPSLIGSKVPAFLAGVITLMLNEGAYTAAFVKGGIESVDRGQMEAARSLGLPFGKAMRRVILPQGIKVMIPSFINQFIITLKDTSILSVIGLLELTQTGKIIIARNLEGFRVWAIVAVVYLLLITILTLISKWIERRINN; translated from the coding sequence AAAAAACATATACGATCGATACAGATGTGACTTTCCCACCATTTGTATATGCTAATTCAGAAAATAAATATGTGGGGATCGATATCGAACTGTTAAAGGAGATCGCTAAAGAAGAAGGGTTCAAGGTAGATATCCGACCTGTTGGCTTTAATGCTGCTGTTCAATCAGTCAGCTCAGGTCAAGCAGACGGGATGATCGCTGGAATGTCGATCACAGAAGAAAGAAAACAAAAATTTGATTTTTCCGATCCATACTATTCAGCTGGGATCGTCATGGCAGTCAAAGAAGGCAGCGGGATCAAAAGCCTTTCTGAATTAAAAGGTAAAAAAGTTGCCGTTAAGACTGGGACTGCTGGTGCAGACTACGCTAACTCGATCAAAGCTAAATACGGTTTTGAAATTGTTACTTTTGATGATTCAGATGGTGTTTATAATGATGTGATCAACGGGAATTCAGCCGCCTGTTTTGAAGATAGTGCGGTGATGTATTACGCGATCAAAAATGGGCTCAACTTAAAAGTTGTGACAAAACCAGCTAATACGACTGAGACAGGTTTTGCAGTCAAAAAAGGGCAAAACCAAGAGTTGCTCAAGATGTTTAATGAAGGTCTTGCTAAATTAAAGGCAAATGGCCAATACGATAAGATCATCAAAAAGTACACAGAAGGTAAAGCGACTTCAGAAACAAAAGCTAAAAATACAACAACTAATTCAGAAGATCGAACTGTTTTAGGGATCTTAAAAGAAAATAAAGATGCTTTTATTTCAGGGATCATTGAGACATTAAAATTGACAGTTGTAGGGATCTTTTGCGCTACGATCTTTGGGGTTTTAGTCGGACTATTAGGTGTCTTGCCGAATAAATTCTGTCGTGGTCTCTCGACAACGATCATCTATATTTTCCGTGGTCTGCCATTGATCGTGTTAGCTTTATTCATCTATAATGGCGTCCCAAGCTTGATCGGAAGTAAAGTTCCAGCTTTCTTAGCTGGTGTGATCACCTTGATGTTAAATGAAGGTGCTTATACAGCGGCCTTTGTCAAAGGTGGGATCGAATCTGTCGATCGTGGTCAGATGGAAGCTGCTCGAAGTCTAGGACTTCCATTTGGAAAAGCGATGCGCCGTGTCATCTTACCACAGGGGATCAAAGTGATGATCCCGTCATTTATCAATCAATTTATCATTACTTTAAAAGATACTTCGATCTTATCAGTGATTGGATTGCTTGAACTTACACAAACAGGTAAGATCATTATTGCGCGGAACTTAGAAGGTTTCCGTGTTTGGGCGATCGTTGCAGTAGTTTACTTACTGCTCATTACGATCTTAACGCTTATCTCAAAATGGATCGAACGGAGGATCAATAACTAA